A region of Cucumis melo cultivar AY chromosome 2, USDA_Cmelo_AY_1.0, whole genome shotgun sequence DNA encodes the following proteins:
- the LOC103494171 gene encoding uncharacterized GPI-anchored protein At4g28100 has protein sequence MSSIPQIFLIFSLVFSLFPSFFSLPHPDPLTIRPLQVNQSPPATIPAFPEQSDVQGCPLDLPDELFHGIKTACGPSKGGISGQLHRSRCCPVLAAWLYAAYSATALQRAGRGGVVPGHTAPSYDLPLLPDDSETCVSNLDQALNQRGIELMKPNETCDVVYCYCGIRLHPLSCPEAFSLNQNGILEGNRNVKRLERNCLSSGNVNGFPGLGGCSKCLKSLYQLNNKETLNSSKPENRTTKMHHKECQLMGLTWLLAKNRTAYIRTVTSVLRAKMMRKDGSDPRSCTLNSDGMPLAVDSAEISSSSVPIPTHTLLYLGLVWAALMYNLIMLVSTL, from the exons ATGTCTTCAATCCCACAAATTTTTCTCATCTTCTCTCTCGTTTTCTCTCTTTTCCCCTCGTTTTTCTCACTTCCCCATCCAGACCCACTTACAATCCGCCCACTTCAAGTAAACCAGTCGCCACCGGCTACTATTCCGGCGTTCCCAGAACAATCCGATGTTCAGGGATGCCCATTAGACCTCCCCGACGAGCTTTTCCATGGGATTAAGACGGCTTGTGGTCCTTCAAAAGGGGGTATCTCCGGGCAGCTCCATCGTAGCCGGTGCTGTCCGGTTTTGGCTGCTTGGCTTTACGCTGCTTACTCAGCCACCGCATTGCAGAGGGCCGGTCGAGGTGGGGTTGTTCCCGGTCACACAGCGCCATCGTATGACCTACCCTTACTGCCCGATGACTCCGAAACTTGCGTCAGTAACTTGGATCAAGCTTTGAATCAAAGGGGTATTGAGTTAATGAAGCCTAACGAGACTTGTGATGTGGTTTATTGTTATTGTGGGATCAGATTGCATCCTTTGAGCTGCCCTGAAGCGTTTTCACTGAACCAGAATGGGATTCTTGAAGGAAATAGAAATGTGAAGAGATTGGAGAGAAATTGCTTGAGTAGTGGCAATGTCAATGGATTTCCTGGCCTTGGTGGCTGTTCTAAATGCTTAAAAAGTCTTTATCAG CTCAACAACAAGGAAACTTTGAATTCAAGCAAACCAGAGAACAGGACCACCAAGATGCACCACAAGGAGTGTCAACTAATGGGTCTAACATGGCTTCTTGCCAAGAACCGAACGGCGTATATCCGCACCGTAACGTCAGTGCTTCGAGCTAAAATGATGAGGAAAGATGGGTCAGATCCTCGGTCATGTACTCTCAACAGCGACGGGATGCCTTTGGCTGTCGATTCGGCTGAGATCTCTAGCAGTTCTGTTCCAATCCCTACTCATACACTATTGTATCTTGGTCTAGTTTGGGCTGCTTTGATGTACAATCTGATCATGTTGGTTTCTACACTATGA
- the LOC103494170 gene encoding actin-interacting protein 1-2: protein MATPELSETYACVPSTERGRGILISGHPKTNSILYTNGRSVMILNLDNPLEVSVYAEHGYPATVARYSPNGEWIASADVSGTVRIWGTHSGFVLKKEFKVLSGRIDDLQWSPDGMRIVACGEGKGKSFVRAFMWDSGTNVGEFDGHSRRVLSCAFKPTRPFRIATCGEDFLVNFYEGPPFRFKLSLRDHSNFVNCLRFSPDGSKFITVSSDKKGIIYDAKTGDKMGELSSDDGHKGSIYAVSWSSDGKRVLTVSADKTAKVWEISDAGNGKLEKTLTSHGTGGVDDMLVGCLWQNQHLVTVSLGGTISLFSASDLDKSPVILSGHMKNVTSLVVLKSDPKVILSTSYDGVIIKWIQGIGYSGKLQRRENSQIKCFAALEDELVTSGFDNKVWRVSIKDGQCGEAEAIDVGSQPKDLTLAALSPELALVSIDSGVVLLRGSSIVSTINLGFTVTASVLAPDGSEAIIGGQDGKLHIYSINGDSLTEEVTLEKHRGAISVIRYSPDLSMFASGDLNREAVVWDRASREVKLKNMLYHTARINCLAWSPDNTKVATGSLDTCVIIYEIDKPASNRLTIKGAHLGGVYGLAFTDDFSVVSSGEDACVRVWKLVPQ, encoded by the exons ATGGCGACGCCGGAGCTTTCTGAAACTTACGCTTGTGTGCCATCCACCGAGCGAGGCCGAGGAATTTTGATCTCCGGTCACCCTAAAACCAACTCCATTCTTTATACCAATGGCCGATCTGTCATGATCCTTAATCTCGACAACCCTCTCGAGGTCTCTGTCTATGCCGAGCACGGTTATCCGGCTACGGTTGCCAGGTACTCGCCGAATGGTGAGTGGATCGCGTCTGCTGACGTGTCTGGGACTGTTAGGATTTGGGGCACTCATAGTGGGTTTGTGCTCAAGAAGGAGTTTAAGGTTTTGTCTGGGCGGATCGATGATTTGCAATGGTCTCCTGATGGAATGAGGATTGTGGCTTGTGGTGAAGGGAAAGGGAAATCGTTCGTGCGTGCTTTTAT GTGGGATTCGGGTACGAACGTTGGCGAGTTTGATGGTCATTCTAGGCGGGTTTTAAGTTGTGCATTTAAACCAACAAGACCCTTTCGCATTGCCACCTGCGGAGAGGATTTCCTAGTGAATTTTTATGAAGGACCACCATTTAGATTTAAGCTATCTCTCAG GGACCATTCAAATTTTGTCAACTGTCTAAGGTTCTCTCCAGATGGCAGCAAGTTCATTACTGTAAGCTCCGACAAGAAGGGAATAATATATGATGCGAAGACTGGGGATAAGATGGGAGAACTCTCTTCCGATGATGGGCATAAAGGCAGTATTTATGCTGTCAGCTGGAGTTCGGATGGCAAACGG GTGCTGACTGTCTCTGCTGACAAGACAGCAAAAGTCTGGGAGATATCTGATGCAGGTAATGGGAAGTTAGAGAAAACCTTGACTTCTCATGGCACAGGTGGAGTTGATGATATGTTGGTTGGGTGTTTATGGCAGAATCAACATCTTGTCACAGTTTCTCTTGGTGGAACTATTAGTTTGTTTTCAGCTAGTGATCTTGATAAGTCCCCCGTCATCTTATCTGGACATATGAAGAATGTCACTTCATTAGTTGTTCTAAAAAGTGACCCTAAAGTTATATTATCCACTAGCTACGATGGGGTGattattaaatggattcaaggCATTGGATACAGTGGCAAGTTGCAAAGAAGAGAAAATTCTCAAATCAAATGTTTTGCTGCTCTTGAAGATGAACTTGTTACTTCCGGTTTTGACAATAAG GTATGGAGAGTTTCTATCAAGGACGGTCAATGTGGGGAGGCAGAGGCTATTGATGTTGGAAGTCAACCAAAGGACTTGACTCTTGCTGCTCTTTCTCCTGAACTTGCTTTAGTTTCAATTGATTCGGGAGTCGTCTTACTGCGTGGCTCAAGCATAGTGTCAACCATCAACCTTGGTTTTACCGTGACAGCATCTGTACTTGCACCTGATGGAAGTGAGGCTATCATAGGTGGACAAGATGGTAAGTTACATATTTATTCCATCAATGGCGACTCGCTCACTGAAGAAGTAACCCTTGAGAAACATAGAGGAGCTATTAGTGTGATACGCTACTCCCCAGATCTTTCAATGTTTGCATCAGGAGATCTCAACCGAGAAGCTGTCGTCTGGGATCGTGCATCTCGAGAG GTTAAACTTAAGAATATGTTGTATCATACTGCTCGGATAAATTGCCTCGCCTGGTCTCCCGATAACACTAAGGTTGCGACTGGTTCATTAGATACATGTGTCATCATATATGAAATTGACAAGCCAGCATCGAACCGTCTAACAATAAAGGGAGCTCATTTGGGTGGGGTGTACGGACTGGCCTTCACAGATGACTTTAGTGTTGTAAGCTCCGGTGAGGATGCTTGTGTTCGTGTTTGGAAGTTGGTTCCTCAGTGA
- the LOC103494169 gene encoding alpha-dioxygenase 2 isoform X1, whose product MGFVLFSSPFVHPRLQQIVAKMTLLDTLLFYVVHFVDKLGLWHRMPVFMGLAYLGIRRHLHQRYNLLHVGSMYGQKYDHQQFCYRTADGSCNHPFDSLVGSQGTFFGRNMPPSSSPYGVLDPHPTLVATKLLERKKYIDNGKQFNMIACSWIQFMIHDWIDHLEDTKQVELTAPEEVANGCPLKSFKFFGTKVVSTDSPYLKTGTLNTRTPWWDGSVIYGNNEEGMRRVRTFQDGKMKIAGDGLLEHDEKGIPISGDVRNCWAGFSLLQALFVKEHNAVCDMLKERYPDFDDEQLYRHARLVTSAVIAKIHTIDWTVELLKTETLLAGMRINWYGFLGKKFKDTFGHICGPILSGLVGLKKPRDHGIPYSLTEEFVSVYRMHCLLPDKLIIRDLNSTNSDYSDPPIVEEVPMEQLVGKDGEKRLAKLGMEQMLVSMGHQACGALSLWNYPSWMRKLIAHDVDGDDRPDPVDMAAMEIFRDRERGVARYNEFRRNLLMTPISKWEDLTDDNEVVSALEEVYGNDVEKLDLLVGLHAEKKIKGFAISETAFFIFLLIASRRLEADRFFTTNYNSKTYTEEGLEWVNKTETLKDVIDRHFPDMTKRWMRCSSAFSVWDSLPNPTNYIPLYLRSAT is encoded by the exons ATGGGGTTCGTTCtgttttcttctccttttgTTCATCCTCGACTTCAACAGATTGTAGCAAAGATGACTCTTCTGGATACTCTATTGTTTTAT GTAGTTCATTTTGTGGACAAGCTTGGGTTGTGGCATAGGATGCCAGTGTTTATGGGGCTTGCTTATTTGGGGATTAGAAGGCATTTACATCAGCGGTATAATTTGCTACATGTTGGATCTATGTATGGACAAAAATATGATCATCAGCAATTCTGCTACAGAACGGCTGATGGAAGTTGTAATCACCCTTTTGATAGTTTGGTTGGTAGCCAAGGAACTTTCTTTGGCCGCAACATGCCTCCATCAAGTTCTCCTTATGGG GTACTTGATCCTCATCCAACATTGGTGGCCACAAAGCTATTGGAAAGGAAGAAGTACATAGACAATGGCAAGCAGTTCAATATGATTGCTTGCTCGTGGATACAGTTCATGATTCATGACTGGATTGATCATTTGGAGGATACCAAACAG GTGGAACTTACAGCTCCTGAGGAAGTTGCAAATGGTTGTCCTCTGAAGTCATTCAAGTTCTTTGGGACCAAGGTGGTTTCAACAGATTCCCCTTACCTCAAGACTGGGACTCTAAACACAAGAACACCTTGGTG GGATGGGAGTGTAATATATGGCAACAACGAGGAGGGGATGAGGAGAGTAAGGACATTTCAAGATGGAAAAATGAAGATTGCAGGAGATGGGCTTCTTGAGCATGATGAAAAAGGCATTCCCATATCTGGAGATGTTCGGAATTGCTGGGCTGGGTTTTCCCTCTTACAAGCTCTGTTTGTCAAGGAGCATAATGCTGTTTGTGATATGCTAAAA GAGCGGTACCCGGACTTTGACGATGAGCAGCTCTATAGGCATGCCAGATTGGTGACTTCGGCTGTAATTGCTAAAATCCACACCATTGATTGGACTGTGGAACTTTTAAAGACCGAAACTCTTCTAGCAGGAATGAGAATTAACTG GTATGGATTTCTGGGAAAAAAGTTTAAGGATACGTTTGGACACATTTGTGGGCCAATACTGAGTGGATTGGTTGGTCTAAAGAAGCCAAGAGATCATGGAATTCCTTATTCACTAACAGAGGAGTTTGTAAGCGTCTACCGAATGCATTGTCTTCTACCTGACAAATTAATTATCAGGGACTTGAACTCCACCAACTCAGATTATAGTGACCCTCCTATCGTTGAAGA GGTGCCCATGGAGCAATTGGTGGGAAAAGACGGTGAGAAAAGGCTAGCCAAATTAGGAATGGAACAAATGTTGGTATCAATGGGTCATCAAGCATGTGGAGCTCTCTCTCTCTGGAACTATCCATCATGGATGAGAAAACTTATTGCCCACGATGTTGACGGGGATGACAGACCAGATCCAGTTGACATGGCTGCCATGGAAA TCTTCAGGGATCGAGAGAGAGGTGTTGCAAGATACAACGAGTTCCGTAGGAATTTATTAATGACCCCCATAAGCAAGTGGGAAGATTTGACTGATGATAATGAAGTTGTGAGTGCCCTCGAAGAGGTGTATGGAAATGATGTTGAGAAGCTAGATCTTCTTGTTGGATTACATGCAGAGAAGAAGATTAAAGGGTTTGCAATCAGTGAGACtgcttttttcattttcctcCTCATTGCTTCAAG GAGGCTGGAGGCTGATCGATTCTTTACGACAAATTACAACTCGAAAACTTACACAGAGGAAGGCCTAGAATGGGTAAACAAGACAGAGACACTGAAGGATGTAATTGATAGGCATTTTCCTGATATGACAAAGAGATGGATGAgatgttcaagtgctttctcTGTTTGGGATTCTTTGCCTAACCCAACAAACTACATTCCCCTGTATCTCAGATCAGCCACTTGA
- the LOC103494169 gene encoding alpha-dioxygenase 2 isoform X2 — protein MPVFMGLAYLGIRRHLHQRYNLLHVGSMYGQKYDHQQFCYRTADGSCNHPFDSLVGSQGTFFGRNMPPSSSPYGVLDPHPTLVATKLLERKKYIDNGKQFNMIACSWIQFMIHDWIDHLEDTKQVELTAPEEVANGCPLKSFKFFGTKVVSTDSPYLKTGTLNTRTPWWDGSVIYGNNEEGMRRVRTFQDGKMKIAGDGLLEHDEKGIPISGDVRNCWAGFSLLQALFVKEHNAVCDMLKERYPDFDDEQLYRHARLVTSAVIAKIHTIDWTVELLKTETLLAGMRINWYGFLGKKFKDTFGHICGPILSGLVGLKKPRDHGIPYSLTEEFVSVYRMHCLLPDKLIIRDLNSTNSDYSDPPIVEEVPMEQLVGKDGEKRLAKLGMEQMLVSMGHQACGALSLWNYPSWMRKLIAHDVDGDDRPDPVDMAAMEIFRDRERGVARYNEFRRNLLMTPISKWEDLTDDNEVVSALEEVYGNDVEKLDLLVGLHAEKKIKGFAISETAFFIFLLIASRRLEADRFFTTNYNSKTYTEEGLEWVNKTETLKDVIDRHFPDMTKRWMRCSSAFSVWDSLPNPTNYIPLYLRSAT, from the exons ATGCCAGTGTTTATGGGGCTTGCTTATTTGGGGATTAGAAGGCATTTACATCAGCGGTATAATTTGCTACATGTTGGATCTATGTATGGACAAAAATATGATCATCAGCAATTCTGCTACAGAACGGCTGATGGAAGTTGTAATCACCCTTTTGATAGTTTGGTTGGTAGCCAAGGAACTTTCTTTGGCCGCAACATGCCTCCATCAAGTTCTCCTTATGGG GTACTTGATCCTCATCCAACATTGGTGGCCACAAAGCTATTGGAAAGGAAGAAGTACATAGACAATGGCAAGCAGTTCAATATGATTGCTTGCTCGTGGATACAGTTCATGATTCATGACTGGATTGATCATTTGGAGGATACCAAACAG GTGGAACTTACAGCTCCTGAGGAAGTTGCAAATGGTTGTCCTCTGAAGTCATTCAAGTTCTTTGGGACCAAGGTGGTTTCAACAGATTCCCCTTACCTCAAGACTGGGACTCTAAACACAAGAACACCTTGGTG GGATGGGAGTGTAATATATGGCAACAACGAGGAGGGGATGAGGAGAGTAAGGACATTTCAAGATGGAAAAATGAAGATTGCAGGAGATGGGCTTCTTGAGCATGATGAAAAAGGCATTCCCATATCTGGAGATGTTCGGAATTGCTGGGCTGGGTTTTCCCTCTTACAAGCTCTGTTTGTCAAGGAGCATAATGCTGTTTGTGATATGCTAAAA GAGCGGTACCCGGACTTTGACGATGAGCAGCTCTATAGGCATGCCAGATTGGTGACTTCGGCTGTAATTGCTAAAATCCACACCATTGATTGGACTGTGGAACTTTTAAAGACCGAAACTCTTCTAGCAGGAATGAGAATTAACTG GTATGGATTTCTGGGAAAAAAGTTTAAGGATACGTTTGGACACATTTGTGGGCCAATACTGAGTGGATTGGTTGGTCTAAAGAAGCCAAGAGATCATGGAATTCCTTATTCACTAACAGAGGAGTTTGTAAGCGTCTACCGAATGCATTGTCTTCTACCTGACAAATTAATTATCAGGGACTTGAACTCCACCAACTCAGATTATAGTGACCCTCCTATCGTTGAAGA GGTGCCCATGGAGCAATTGGTGGGAAAAGACGGTGAGAAAAGGCTAGCCAAATTAGGAATGGAACAAATGTTGGTATCAATGGGTCATCAAGCATGTGGAGCTCTCTCTCTCTGGAACTATCCATCATGGATGAGAAAACTTATTGCCCACGATGTTGACGGGGATGACAGACCAGATCCAGTTGACATGGCTGCCATGGAAA TCTTCAGGGATCGAGAGAGAGGTGTTGCAAGATACAACGAGTTCCGTAGGAATTTATTAATGACCCCCATAAGCAAGTGGGAAGATTTGACTGATGATAATGAAGTTGTGAGTGCCCTCGAAGAGGTGTATGGAAATGATGTTGAGAAGCTAGATCTTCTTGTTGGATTACATGCAGAGAAGAAGATTAAAGGGTTTGCAATCAGTGAGACtgcttttttcattttcctcCTCATTGCTTCAAG GAGGCTGGAGGCTGATCGATTCTTTACGACAAATTACAACTCGAAAACTTACACAGAGGAAGGCCTAGAATGGGTAAACAAGACAGAGACACTGAAGGATGTAATTGATAGGCATTTTCCTGATATGACAAAGAGATGGATGAgatgttcaagtgctttctcTGTTTGGGATTCTTTGCCTAACCCAACAAACTACATTCCCCTGTATCTCAGATCAGCCACTTGA